One Ricinus communis isolate WT05 ecotype wild-type chromosome 7, ASM1957865v1, whole genome shotgun sequence genomic region harbors:
- the LOC8285587 gene encoding uncharacterized protein LOC8285587 isoform X1, translating into MNSQVRKETVTTNAQGDVEKRIETIDYRSSAGQGQEMRNVQVIHQSNPNKEKSNTSGGVLSNAAASVASTLQSAKEAISRNSS; encoded by the exons ATGAATTCACAGGTCAGAAAG GAGACAGTGACTACTAATGCACAAGGTGATGTGGAGAAAAGAATTGAAACAATAGATTATCGGTCATCGGCAGGGCAAGGCCAAGAGATGAGGAACGTGCAGGTGATTCATCAGTCAAATCCCAATAAGGAGAAGTCAAACACCAGTGGCGGTGTCCTGTCGAATGCTGCAGCTTCCGTGGCTTCCACCCTTCAGTCTGCTAAGGAGGCAATTAGCAGAAATTCCAGCTGA
- the LOC8286425 gene encoding cyclin-D3-2: MVFQEQENQVLQSPTLVLDGLYCEEECIQEDYNTWVDDKIEVYDQYARKETPFSCFFLEQDLFWEDDELLNLITKEKETHFGYDNSNLVPSNGSLMLARKEAVDWVMRVKAHYGFTALTSVLAVNYFDRFVLSLKFPNDKPWMGQLAAVACLSLAAKVEETQVPLLLDLQVEEAKYVFEAKTIKRMELLALSTLQWRMNPITPISFFDHIIRRLGLKNHLHWEFLRRCESLLLSVISDSRFMSYLPSVLATAIMLHVIKEVEPCNQVQYQNQLMSVIKISENKVNECYKLILELSGNQNKSCKRKHPSMPRSPNGIIDAYFSCDSSNDSWNLSSTVSSSPVPLFKRSRTQDQQMRLPSLNRMFVDVLSSPH; this comes from the exons atggtttttcaagaacaagaaaatcaGGTGCTTCAGAGCCCAACATTAGTTCTTGATGGTTTATATTGTGAAGAGGAGTGTATTCAAGAAGATTATAATACCTGGGTTGATGATAAAATTGAAGTTTATGATCAGTATGCAAGAAAGGAGACACCTTTCTCCTGTTTCTTTCTTGAACAAGACTTGTTTTGGGAGGACGATGAGTTATTGAATCTGATcactaaagaaaaagagaccCATTTTGGTTATGATAATAGTAATTTAGTACCCTCTAATGGGTCTTTAATGTTGGCTCGTAAAGAAGCTGTTGATTGGGTTATGAGAGTAAAAGCACATTATGGATTTACAGCTTTGACTAGTGTTCTTGCTGTGAATTACTTTGACAGGTTTGTTTTGAGTTTAAAGTTTCCAAATGATAAGCCTTGGATGGGTCAACTTGCTGCTGTTGCTTGCTTGTCTCTGGCTGCTAAAGTAGAGGAAACCCAAGTGCCTCTTCTTCTAGACTTGCAA GTGGAGGAGGCTAAGTATGTTTTTGAAGCCAAGACTATAAAAAGAATGGAGCTTTTGGCGCTCTCCACTCTTCAATGGAGGATGAATCCTATCACCCCAATTTCATTCTTTGATCACATTATAAGGAGGCTTGGGTTAAAGAACCACTTGCATTGGGAGTTTCTTAGGAGGTGTGAGAGTTTACTTCTGTCTGTCATTTCTG ATTCAAGGTTTATGAGTTATCTTCCTTCTGTATTAGCTACTGCAATAATGCTGCATGTTATAAAGGAGGTTGAGCCATGTAATCAAGTGCAATATCAGAATCAACTTATGTCCGTGATCAAAATCAGCGAG AACAAAGTGAATGAGTGTTACAAGCTCATTTTGGAGCTCTCAGGCAACCAAAACAAAAGCTGCAAGCGCAAGCATCCATCAATGCCCAGAAGTCCAAATGGTATCATTGATGCATATTTCAGCTGTGATAGCTCGAATGATTCATGGAATCTATCGTCCACAGTCTCATCATCACCAGTGCCTCTGTTTAAAAGGAGTAGAACCCAGGATCAGCAGATGCGGTTGCCGTCACTAAATCGTATGTTTGTGGATGTGCTTAGCAGTCCTCATTAA
- the LOC8285588 gene encoding microtubule-associated protein RP/EB family member 1C, translated as MATNIGMMDAAYFVGRSEILAWINSTLQLNLSKVEEACSGAVHCQLMDAVHPGMVPMHKVNFDAKSEYEMIQNYKVLQDVFNKLKITKHIEVNKLIKGRPLDNLEFMQWMKRYCDSVNGGAVNYNPLERREACKGGKETTKKCPPSQSSAKGSTAAPKAQSSHNARRNDATSVNSANQSAKASKPPPSAVPAYDAQITELKLSVDSLEKERDFYFGKLRDIEILCQSPEIENLPVVAAIKRILYAADDNASVVAEAQAMLHQTEVDHLSPIAELSSEEKMNSDSQKRKNIVNFDVEATGITVLSPRQRLSDATDVHCSGSPLMTY; from the exons ATGGCGACGAATATCGGAATGATGGATGCGGCATATTTCGTTGGCAGATCAGAGATTCTGGCATGGATCAATTCCACTCTTCAACTCAATCTCTCTAAAGTCGAAGAG GCGTGTTCTGGCGCGGTTCATTGTCAGCTAATGGACGCGGTGCATCCAGGAATGGTACCTATGCACAAAGTCAATTTCGACGCTAAAAGTGAATATGAAATGATTCAGAATTATAAGGTCCTTCAAGATGTTTTTAACAAACTCAAGATCACTAAG CATATTGAAGTGAATAAGCTAATAAAAGGAAGACCGCTTGATAATTTGGAGTTCATGCAATGGATGAAGCGTTACTGTGATTCTGTCAATGGTGGCGCTGTcaa CTACAATCCATTGGAGAGGAGAGAGGCTTGCAAGGGAGGAAAAGAAACAACCAAGAAATGTCCACCATCTCAATCTTCTGCCAAAGGTTCAACAGCTGCCCCTAAAGCACAGTCCTCGCATAATGCACGAAGAAATGATGCAACGTCTGTCAACTCTGCAAATCAATCCGCGAAGGCTTCTAAACCACCTCCTAGTGCTGTACCTGCATATGATGCACAG ATCACAGAATTGAAGCTGTCAGTGGATAGTCTTGAGAAGGAGAGGGACTTCTACTTTGGGAAGCTGAGGGATATTGAGATTTTGTGCCAGAGTCCTGAGATTGAAAACCTACCT GTTGTTGCAGCAATAAAGAGAATCCTGTATGCTGCCGATGATAACGCGTCAGTGGTTGCAGAAGCTCAAGCCATGCTTCACCAAACAGAAGTAGATCATCTAAGCCCCATTGCTGAGCTATCATCAGAGGAAAAGATGAACTCTGATTCTCAGAAGAGAAAAAACATTGTGAACTTTGATGTTGAAGCCACAGGCATTACGGTGTTGTCACCCAGACAAAGGCTTTCGGATGCTACCGATGTTCATTGCAGTGGGTCACCTCTTATGACTTACTGA
- the LOC8259087 gene encoding ADP-ribosylation factor 1 isoform X2: MGMAISRLIKLLFAKKEMRILMVGLDAAGKTTILYKLKLGEIVTTIPTIGFNVETVEYKNVSFTVWDVGGQDKIRPLWRHYFQNTQGLIFVVDSNDRERISEARDELQRMLSEDELRDATLLVFANKQDLPNAMTVSEVTDKLGLHSLRQRRWYIQATCATSGQGLYEGLDWLSSNISSKG, from the exons ATGGGTATGGCTATATCTAGGCTTATAAAGCTACTCtttgcaaagaaagaaatgagaatTCTGATGGTGGGTTTAGATGCTGCAGGAAAAACAACCATCCTCTACAAGTTAAAGCTCGGAGAGATTGTTACTACCATACCTACCATTG GGTTCAATGTTGAAACTGTTGAATACAAAAATGTTAGCTTCACTGTCTGGGACGTTGGAGGACAGGATAAG ATTCGACCGCTATGGAGACATTACTTTCAGAACACACAAGGTCTTATCTTTGTGGTGGATAGTAATGATAGGGAAAGGATTTCCGAAGCCAGAGATGAACTTCAACGGATGTTGAGTGAG GACGAACTAAGGGATGCAACTCTACTCGTTTTTGCCAATAAGCAAGATCTTCCAAATGCGATGACTGTTTCAGAAGTCACTGATAAACTTGGTCTGCACTCACTGCGCCAGCGCCGTTG GTACATTCAGGCTACTTGTGCTACCTCTGGCCAAGGACTTTACGAGGGTCTTGATTGGCTGTCCAGCAACATCTCTAGCAAG GGATAA
- the LOC8285589 gene encoding probable LRR receptor-like serine/threonine-protein kinase At4g37250, with protein sequence MSSHQRVIVFHLWWKILALVLLLLVVQSFGLNTDGILLLSLKFSILSDPLRVLESWSYNDETPCSWNGVTCGGPGLDATSFSRVTGLSLPNSQLLGSIPADLGMIEHLQNLDLSNNSLNGSLPFSLFNATHLRFLDLSNNLISGELPETVGQLQNLEFLNLSDNAMAGTLHASLATLHNLTVISLKNNYFFGVLPGGFVSVQVLDLSSNLINGSLPQGFGGNSLHYLNISYNRLSGSIPQEFASQIPDNATIDLSFNNLTGEIPDSSIFLNQKITSYNGNPDLCGQPTRNPCPIPCSPSSLPNITSPTSPPAIAAIPKTLASAPATSPPSQETESEGLRKGTVIGIVLGDIAGVAILGMIFFYVYQFKKRKKNVETTTLKNQEANSTAKDHESWSSSSSESKGFTRWSCLRNKRGADNEDESDSTSSDDNNDNDHPKVQENNQEHREQSSKGGTLVTVDGEKELELETLLKASAYILGATGSSIMYKAVLEDGTSLAVRRIGENHVERFRDFETQVRVIAKLVHPNLVRIRGFYWGADEKLIIYDFVPNGSLASARYRKVGSSPCHLPWEARLKIAKGVARGLSYLHDKKQVHGNLKPSNILLGSDMEPRIGDFGLERLVTGDSSSKAGGSTRNFGSKRSSASRDSFQEFSIGPSPSPSPSPSLIGGLSPYHAPESLRSLKPNPKWDVFSFGVILLELLTGKVIVVDELGQGSNGITVDDKSRAIRMADVAIRADVEGKEEALLPCFKVGYSCASPVPQKRPTMKEILQVLEKIPSKSSSYMYGH encoded by the exons ATGAGTTCTCATCAAAGAGTTATTGTCTTCCATTTATGGTGGAAAATTCTTGCACTTGTACTTTTACTTCTTGTAGTCCAATCTTTTGGACTAAACACAGATGGTattcttttgctttctttgAAATTCTCTATTTTAAGTGACCCTCTTCGTGTTCTCGAAAGCTGGAGTTACAATGATGAAACTCCTTGTTCTTGGAATGGAGTTACTTGTGGAGGTCCAGGTTTAGATGCTACTAGTTTCTCTCGTGTTACTGGTTTATCTCTCCCTAATTCTCAACTTCTTGGTTCAATTCCTGCTGATCTTGGTATGATTGAACACCTTCAAAATCTTGACCTTTCCAATAATTCTCTAAATGGATCTTTGCCTTTTTCCCTTTTCAATGCAACCCATCTTCGGTTTCTTGATTTGTCTAATAATTTGATCTCCGGGGAGTTACCTGAAACTGTAGGTCAATTACAGAACCTTGAGTTTCTTAACCTTTCTGATAATGCTATGGCGGGAACTTTACATGCTAGTCTCGCTACTCTTCATAATCTAACTGttatttctttaaagaacAATTATTTCTTCGGTGTTTTGCCTGGTGGGTTTGTATCAGTTCAAGTTTTAGATCTTTCTTCAAATCTTATTAATGGATCTCTGCCACAAGGTTTTGGTGGTAACAGTCTCCATTACTTGAACATTTCATATAACAGATTATCCGGGTCAATTCCGCAAGAATTCGCTTCACAAATTCCAGATAATGCCACTATAGATCTTTCATTCAACAATTTAACAGGTGAAATTCCAGATTCTAGCATTTTCTTGAACCAAAAGATAACTTCTTATAACGGAAATCCTGATCTTTGTGGCCAACCGACAAGAAACCCATGTCCAATTCCATGTTCACCTTCTTCTCTTCCAAACATAACTTCTCCTACTTCTCCACCAGCAATTGCTGCAATTCCAAAAACATTAGCCTCTGCACCGGCAACATCACCACCAAGTCAAGAAACAGAGTCAGAAGGGCTCAGAAAAGGAACCGTTATAGGAATCGTACTAGGTGATATTGCAGGAGTAGCAATTCTGggaatgattttcttttatgtataccaattcaagaaaaggaaaaagaatgtAGAAACAACGACACTCAAGAATCAAGAAGCAAATAGTACAGCGAAGGATCATGAGTCTTGGTCATCTTCTTCATCAGAATCAAAAGGGTTTACAAGATGGTCTTGTCTACGCAATAAAAGAGGAGCAGATAACGAAGATGAGTCTGATTCAACTAGCTCAGATGACAACAACGACAATGACCACCCAAAAGTTCAAGAAAACAATCAAGAACATCGAGAACAAAGCAGCAAAGGAGGCACATTAGTGACAGTTGATGGTGAAAAAGAACTTGAGCTTGAAACATTACTTAAAGCCTCAGCATATATATTAGGTGCTACTGGGTCTAGCATAATGTACAAAGCAGTTCTTGAAGATGGGACTTCACTTGCAGTTCGTAGAATAGGCGAGAATCATGTAGAGCGGTTCAGGGACTTCGAGACCCAGGTCCGAGTCATAGCCAAGTTGGTTCACCCAAATCTGGTTCGTATCCGTGGGTTTTATTGGGGTGCCGATGAGAAGCTCATTATCTATGACTTTGTCCCTAATGGCAGCCTTGCCAGTGCTCGTTACA GAAAAGTGGGCTCATCACCATGCCATTTACCATGGGAGGCCCGACTCAAGATTGCTAAAGGTGTGGCCCGTGGGCTTTCTTACCTTCATGATAAGAAGCAAGTGCATGGAAACTTAAAGCCCAGTAATATTCTTTTGGGTTCTGATATGGAGCCTAGAATTGGAGATTTTGGGCTGGAGAGGCTCGTGACTGGTGACTCAAGCTCGAAAGCCGGAGGATCCACTCGAAATTTTGGGAGCAAGAGATCGTCGGCCTCGCGAGATAGCTTCCAGGAATTTTCGATTGGGCCTAGCCCAAGCCCAAGTCCAAGTCCTAGTTTGATCGGAGGTTTATCCCCTTACCATGCTCCGGAGTCGCTGAGAAGCCTGAAGCCCAACCCAAAGTGGGATGTGTTCTCGTTTGGGGTTATATTACTAGAACTACTAACGGGGAAGGTTATAGTTGTGGATGAGTTGGGACAAGGAAGCAATGGGATTACAGTTGATGATAAGAGCCGAGCGATAAGGATGGCTGATGTGGCGATCCGGGCTGATGTAGAGGGTAAAGAGGAGGCCTTGCTGCCTTGCTTTAAGGTAGGGTACAGTTGTGCCTCTCCAGTCCCGCAGAAAAGGCCAACaatgaaagaaattttacAAGTTCTAGAGAAAATTCCATCTAAATCATCCTCATACATGTATGGTCACTAG
- the LOC8259087 gene encoding ADP-ribosylation factor 1 isoform X1, with protein sequence MGMAISRLIKLLFAKKEMRILMVGLDAAGKTTILYKLKLGEIVTTIPTIGFNVETVEYKNVSFTVWDVGGQDKIRPLWRHYFQNTQGLIFVVDSNDRERISEARDELQRMLSEDELRDATLLVFANKQDLPNAMTVSEVTDKLGLHSLRQRRWYIQATCATSGQGLYEGLDWLSSNISSKAS encoded by the exons ATGGGTATGGCTATATCTAGGCTTATAAAGCTACTCtttgcaaagaaagaaatgagaatTCTGATGGTGGGTTTAGATGCTGCAGGAAAAACAACCATCCTCTACAAGTTAAAGCTCGGAGAGATTGTTACTACCATACCTACCATTG GGTTCAATGTTGAAACTGTTGAATACAAAAATGTTAGCTTCACTGTCTGGGACGTTGGAGGACAGGATAAG ATTCGACCGCTATGGAGACATTACTTTCAGAACACACAAGGTCTTATCTTTGTGGTGGATAGTAATGATAGGGAAAGGATTTCCGAAGCCAGAGATGAACTTCAACGGATGTTGAGTGAG GACGAACTAAGGGATGCAACTCTACTCGTTTTTGCCAATAAGCAAGATCTTCCAAATGCGATGACTGTTTCAGAAGTCACTGATAAACTTGGTCTGCACTCACTGCGCCAGCGCCGTTG GTACATTCAGGCTACTTGTGCTACCTCTGGCCAAGGACTTTACGAGGGTCTTGATTGGCTGTCCAGCAACATCTCTAGCAAGGCAAGCTAA
- the LOC8285587 gene encoding uncharacterized protein LOC8285587 isoform X2, protein MNSQETVTTNAQGDVEKRIETIDYRSSAGQGQEMRNVQVIHQSNPNKEKSNTSGGVLSNAAASVASTLQSAKEAISRNSS, encoded by the exons ATGAATTCACAG GAGACAGTGACTACTAATGCACAAGGTGATGTGGAGAAAAGAATTGAAACAATAGATTATCGGTCATCGGCAGGGCAAGGCCAAGAGATGAGGAACGTGCAGGTGATTCATCAGTCAAATCCCAATAAGGAGAAGTCAAACACCAGTGGCGGTGTCCTGTCGAATGCTGCAGCTTCCGTGGCTTCCACCCTTCAGTCTGCTAAGGAGGCAATTAGCAGAAATTCCAGCTGA